From the genome of Pseudarthrobacter sp. NIBRBAC000502772:
ATAGCCGGTATGCCCACTACAGCAGTCCCCAGCAAGCGCGGCCGTCCCGGTTACGACCAGCAGTCGGTGCTGCTCATCGCCGTCGACGTCTTCAACCGGCACGGCTATGACGCCACGTCCATGGGCATCCTCGCCGAGAACCTGGGCATCTCGAAATCGGCCATCTACCACCATGTGCCGTCCAAGGGCGACCTCCTGAAGCTCGCCCTTGACCATGCGCTCGGCGGCCTGGAATCAATCCTCGAACAGCCCGGGGCGCAAAGCGGCGCGGCGGACGCGCGGCTGGAATTTGTCCTGCGGCAGACCGTGGCCGTCCTGGTGGAGCGGCTGCCGTTTGTCACGCTGCTTCTGCGGTTGCGGGGCAACACTGACATTGAGCGCGACGCCCTGGAACGCCGTCGCGCGTTTGATCACGAGGTGGCCGCCCTGATTTCCGCAGCCCGCGACGAAGGCTCGCTGCGCCAGGACATCGATCCGCGCACCGTCACGCGGCTGCTGTTCGGCACCATCAACTCAATCGTGGAATGGTACAAACCGGGCGGCTCCCTCACGCCGGAAAAACTGGCCGACGACGTCATCACCATCGCGTTCGACGGGCTCCACGCCAAGGCCTAGCATGAGGCATGGCCATCAAGCTGTCGGAGGTCCTCTTTGGCACTTTCGGTAAACTCCGTTACCAGCCCACCGCCAAACGGGTCCGCGCCCTGACCGGCGGGAACGCCGTCGTCGACACATTCCATGCCCTGCTGGTCTGGGAACCCCAGCGCATCACCCCCGTCTTCGCGGTCCCCGCGAGCCTTACCTCCACCGGGAGCCCCATGCTCCCGGTGCGCTACTACCTTCCCCCGGCCGACGTCCGGCTTGACCTGATGGAAGCCAGCGCCAAACGGACGGTGTGCCCGTACAAAGCCACCGCCAGCTACTGGTCCTACCCGCAAGCCGAGAACGGGAAGAACATCGCCTGGGCGTACACCCGGACCTTCCGCGACGCCGGCCAGATCCACGGGCTGGTGAGTTTTACAACGAGAGGGTGGACATCACGGTGGACGGCGTCCTGCAGGAGCGTCCGGTCACACCATGGTCCAAACAGCCGCCCAGCGAGCGCTGACTCTCGCGCGCCGGCGGGGGGCACACAGCACTGGCCTGCCGGTCCCGTCCACGGCTACGGTAGGAAGGAAGAGCCAGCGTCCGCGGGGAGGTTGCCCATGAAGCCGTCAGCCAGTCCATCGCGCCGTTCAGCCAGTCTCCGGGCAGCGCCGTGGGGCGTCCTGACGGCCGTCCTGCTGGCCGTTGCGGCATGCACGGGTTCTCCTGTTCCGCCGGCGCCCAGTGAATCGACTCCGGGCGCCTCATCAGCCGCGGCCACGCCGGGCAGCACCGGCTCCCCCAGCGCCGAGGCCCCCGCCGCCCCCGACGTAACGGGCGGCATCACGGAGATTGTGGAAAACCTGTCCCCTTCGGTCGTCACCATCTTCACCGACGGCGGGCTGGGCAGCGGCGTGGTCTACTCCGAGGACGGGCTGATCCTCACCAATGAGCACGTCATCCGCGGCCAAACCGAACTTGAGGTGGCCTTCGCGGATGGCCAGCGCGTTTCCGGCACAGTCAAAGCCACTGACCCCGTGACGGACCTTGCCCTTGTCCAGGCGGACCGGACCGGCCTGCCCAAACCGGTGTACCAGACCTCGCTGCCCAAGGTGGGCGAGGGGGCCGTCGTCCTCGGTTCGCCGCTGGGCTTCGAAAACACGGCCACCGCGGGGATCATCTCCGGCCTGCACCGCTCCATCCCCGGTTCGGCGCAGAACAGCCTGTCGCTGGTGGACCTGATCCAGACTGATGCGCCCATCAGCCCCGGCAATTCGGGCGGAGCGCTGATCAACATGCGCGGCGAAGTGGTGGGCATCAGCGAGGCCTACATTCCACCGTCGTCCGGTGCCGTAGCCCTGGGCTTCGCGATTCCGGCGGCCACCGCCGTCGAGGTGGCCGAGGAGTTGCTGGCGGACGGTTCAGCCGAGCACGCCTATGTGGGGCTCACCCCGGGCGAACTGACCCGGCAGATCGCCGAACAACTGGGCATCGACGCGAGCACCGGCGTCGTGGTTTTGAGCGTTGACGATAACGGCCCCGCCGGAACTGCGGGGATCCGTCCGGGTGATGTGCTGGAGTCGATGGAAGGCGTGGACCTCACTGCGCCGGAGAAGCTGCTGGCCGAGCTCAGGAACCGCAACCCGGGCGACACCGTAGGATTCAAGGTCAAGCGTGGCGGGCAGAGCGCGGACATCAAGGTGGAACTCACCGAACGGCCGGTGGCCCCGTAAACCCAGTACCCGTAAGCCCCAACAGTAGGAAGGCTGGTCATGACGGACCACAAAGATGCAGATCCCGGATTCATCGTTCCCGACCCCTCAGCCCTGCGGGAGGACCTGCCGGGCGACGCCGGCGACGAGGCGAACGTCATCCGCTTCAGCGAGGAGCAGGCGCTGATTGAGGAGCAGGCCCACGGCATCCGCCCGGACACGTACAGCATCCCGCCCGGCGGGCCCACCATGGAGGAAGCCCGCGGCAACATGGACCTCACCGACACCGGCACCGAACCATCGGATGACAGCAGCGACGACGGCCTGCACGGCGGCGCCGAAGCCTGAGCCGATTAACGAGGCAGAAGGGGAGCCCCCGTTCGCTGGGACGCCCCTCCTGCAGTCTGGTGTGCGGTCTGGCAGCCGCCGCGCATGGTCAGAGCTGGTATTCGACCTGCATGCCCAACGTCTCGTGAACGCAGAGGATGTTGTGCTCCGTGTCCATGAACCAGGCGCATTTCTCGGAGTCCGTGGTGCAGATGTGGTTCTCGGTCTTGAGGTTGGGCAGGTCATAATCCTGGAAACGGACGCCCCTGGCCTCCATGTCCTGCACGATCCGCTCAATGTTGCGCACCTCAAAACTGAGGGCGGTGTGCTCGGAGTGCTTCCCGTCCGAGACCGGCAACAACTGCAGCATCGGGCCGCCGTCGTTACCGAGTAATTCGCTTCCATTGTCTGTCATTCCGCGGTGCGGGAGGCCCAGTTTTTCGGTGTAGAAACTGTGGGCGCGCGCTGCGTCATCGACGGGCAGGATGGTTGTGGCTGTGCTCAGGGCTAGGTTCATTTGGCCACCTCCTACGGAGGAAATTTTACGCCGCAGCAACCCGGAAAGATCCAAACGCTCTCTCACATAATGCGGGAAAACCCCCGACGCTCTCTCACTTTCCTCAAGAAAGTGCGAGAGCGTCGCCGGAAACCTTACATCAAGTGAGAGAGCGTCCGGGTTGGGGCTACTTTTCGACGAGGGTGAGGACGTCGTAGGTGGCCACGATCTCGTCGTTCTGGTTGGTCAGGAGCGCGTCCCAGGCCACCTCGCCGTACTCGTCGGTTTCGCGCGGCGTGATCTTCTTGGCCGTCAGGGTGACCCGGATGGAATCCCCGGCAGCCACAGGCGTGATGAAGCGGAGGTTCTCCAGGCCGTAGTTGGCCAGGACCGGGCCCGGTGCCGGTTCCACAAACAGCCCGGCGGCCCAGCTCAGCAGCAGGTACCCGTGCGCCACGATCCCCGGGAAGAACGGGTTGGCTTCGGCCGCTTCCTGGTTGGTGTGGGCATAGAAGGTGTCGCCCGTGGAGTTGGCGAACTTCGTGATTTCCTCCAGCGAGACCTCACGCAGCTCCGATCGGATGGCGTCGCCAATGTGCAGCGTGGCCAGGGATTTCCGGAACGGGTGCGTTCCCTCGGTCTCCACGGTGAAGTTCCGGTCCGCCCCGGTGTGCCAGAGGCCGGTGACGGCGGTGAGCATGTTGGGCGAGCCCTGGATGGCGGTGCGCTGCATGTGGTGCATGACCGAGCGGATGCCGCCCAGCTCCTCGCCGCCGCCGGCACGGCCTGGCCCGCCGTGGACCAGGTGCGGGACGGGCGAACCGTGGCCGGTGGAGCTGCGGGCGTCCTCGCGGTTGAGCATCAGGACACGGCCGTGGTGGGCGGCGATCCCGGTGACGAGTTCGCGGGCTACGGCCGGATCGTTGGTGCACACCGACGCCACGAGGGAGCCGCCGCCCCGGGCGGCGAGGCGGACGGCGTCGGGCAGGTCCTTGTATCCGATCACGGAGGCTACCGGGCCGAACGCCTCCAGGGAGTGGATCGCGTCAGTCTCCGCGTCAGCCCAGCTCAGCACCACCGGCGACATAAAGGCGCCAGCGTCGACCACGCCCGTGGCGCCGCCGGCAGAGGTGACCGACGGCGAATCCAGCGTCCCGTACGCAAGCTCACCGCCGGCGTCGAGCATTGACTGCACCGCGGCGCGGACGTCGGCGAGCTGCTCCAGCGACGCCAAAGCGCCCATGGTGACGCCGTCGGCGCGGGGATCCCCCAGCACCACACGCTCGTCCACGCGCCTGCCGATCGCGGCGATCACCGCCGGCACCAGCTCCTGTGGGACGATGGCGCGGCGGATGGACGTGCACTTCTGGCCCGCCTTCACCGTCATTTCGGTGACGACTGACTTGATGAAGGCGTCGAATTCCGGGGTGCCCTCCACCGCGTCCGGACCAAGGATGGCAGCGTTGAGGGAGTCCGTTTCGGACGTGAACCGGACGCCGCCCTGCACCACGTTGGGATGCGATTTCAGGGACAGCGCGGTGGACGCGGAGCCGGTGAAGGCCACCAGGTCGCGGTAGTCCAGCACGTCCAGGAGGCCGCGGACAGAGCCGGAAATCAGCTGCAGCGAGCCCTTCGGCAGGATGTTGGATTCGATGATCGCCTTCACCACGGCCGCGGCCACATACCCTGTGGGGGTGGCCGGCTTGACGATGGTGGGGACGCCGGCAAGGAAGGCGGGCGCGAGTTTCTCCAGCATGCCCCAGACCGGGAAGTTGAACGCGTTGATCTGCACGGCGACGCCGGGGATGCGCGTGTAGATGTGCTCGGCCACGAACGAACCGTCCTTGGACAGCACCTCCATGGGACCGTCCACCACCACCTGCGAATTGGGCAGCTCGCGCCGGCCCTTGGAGCCGAACGTGAAGAGGACGCCGATGCCGCCGTCGATGTCGATCATCGAGTCGACCTTCGTGGCACCGGTCTGGGCCGAAAAAGCATAAAAGTGCTCGCGCCGGGCGTTCAGGTACTGCGCCAACTCCTTGAGCTTGAGCGCGCGCTGGTGGAAGGTCAGCTTGCCCAGTTCCGCCTGACCCGTGGTGCGGCCGTAATCCACGACGGCGGCAAGGTCCAGGCCGTCCGTGCTCACCCTGGCCAGGACTTCGCCGGTGCTCGCATCCCGCACGGGGACAGCGGACGCTGCCGCACCGGCGTCGGGGGTCCACCAGGAATCCTGCACAAAACTGGGAACGGTCTGGACGGTGTCGACTGTGGTTTCTGCAGTGGTGGTCATCGTTGACGGGTCCTTCCAAGGCGGGGACAAAACGCGGCCAGGGCTTTACTGACCGTCCGTTCGGTAATATGTCTACAGTACATGACTGTGCCGTGCCGCACACTGGAAGTCCAGGCTCGCCAAAGGAGACCCATGACCGCCCTATCCCCCGACGCCGCTGCGCCGGACACCACCCCGTGGAAGATTGTTCTCGGCGAGCTCGACGAGAAGATGGGCGTGAAAATCCTGGAGGAATCGGTCGAGCGCGTGGTGGCGACGATGCCTGTGGAGGGCAACAGGCAGTCGTTCGGGTTGCTGCACGGCGGCGCGTCCCTGGCGGTGGGCGAGGCTGTGGGTTCCTGGGCGGCCGTGATCCACGCCAGCACGTTGGGGAAAACTGCCGTGGGGGTGGACGTCTCCGCAACGCACCACCGCTCCGCGCGCGAGGGCAAGATCACCATCACCGCCACGCCCATCTACCTCGGCGGCACCCTGACCACGCACGAGGTCCTCATCACCAACGACGCCGGCCAGCGCCTCTGCACGCTACGCATCACCAACCTGCTGATGAAGCCGAAGAAGTAGCCGCCGCCTCCTCCGGTTGATCTATCACGTAGCGTCGCCATTCCAGGCTGATGACGACGTTTAGTGATAGATCATCGGGGGGTGGGGCGCTGCCGCTTCCGCCGCCACTTCGCCAGCACCAGGAACACACCGCCGACGGCGAGCGCACCAGCGGCCAGGCCGGCGAACAGGATCAGCCCGGATGCGCCGGTGTTGGCCAGGTTAGCGGCCCGGTCGTCACCCAGCGGACGTACGACGGCGGCGCTGTCACGTTTTGGGGGCAGCGCAGCGTTCGTGGCTGGCACCGCAGCCGGGGGCGAGGATTGCGGGGCTGGCTGGGAGGGCTGGTTGACCGGGGCGAAGTCGAAGGCCGCAGCACCGGATGTGCTGAATCCGTTGACCGTTTCGGCCGTGAAACGCAGCGGGCCGTCCACCGCGGGGGCAGTAAAGGACCACGCACGGCCAGCATCCACAGGAACCTCAAGAGGCGCCTGCCCACTCACGGTGATCCTGACCTTCGAACCCGCCGCGACAGCCGACGCCGGAGCCGCGGCCACCATGCCGGTGACGGTCTGGCCGGCGTCGAACGTTGCCCCCGGCGCGGGCGACGTCACCGCCGGCTTGTTGAGGAAGAGTTCCAGCTGGTAGCCGGGCAACACCGCCAATGAGTCCTGCAGCGTGGCGGCCACGGCGAAGTTTACCGGCGGCGCTTCGTTGGGTTTGGGCGCTTCTTCTCCGGCCGAGTGTGTGCCCACCGCGTAGTTGCCGCTGACCCAGGGCCCGCCGGAATCGCCGCCGCTGGACTGGACATCGAAGGACAGGAAACCGTTGAAGGCCCGCAGGTCTGCGGGGGCCGAGGTGATGCCCTGGACCACGTAGATCCCCACCTCGTCGATGGTTCCACAGGACCATGCTGACGTACGGCCGGAGCGGCAGACCGGCTGGCCCACAACCGGGGCAGCCGTTCCGATGATATTAACGTCCGGACCCGGCTCTGACGGATCGCCCCACGTACTGGCGGCGGGCAGTGGGTCCAGGTCCGCGCGGAGTTCCTCAATAACGGCGATGTCCGTTCCGACGTTGCCGGGGTTGGTCAGGTCCAACGGACGCAGGACAGTTGAGTTACCAGGTCCGCCGAACTGGCTGAAACCAAACTTTCCGAGCAGCCCGGCAGGCACTCCCTGGAATTGAAGCGTGGCCGTCTCCGCGTCGCCGTCAGCGCTGCAGTGGCCGGCCGTGAGCACTGCGGGGAGGCCTGCGGGGTCAAAGGCCGAGAAACCTGTGGAACAGATAATGCCGTTGTCAGCGGCGTAACCCAAACCTCCGGGGACGTCGGCCTGCGGCGCGAGCGGTGCCCCGGCGTCGAGCTGCACGTTGGCGTAGCGGGCCACAAACTCGGCGGGCGAGATCTTGCCGTCAGAGTTTGGGCTGGTGAGGCTCGAATTTCCGGCGTCGTCGGCCGAATCAGGCACTGTGGCCTCGGACCCGTTGCTTCCGCCGGTACGGACTACGAACCTGCTCCCGGTGTACGCCACAGCCTGCAACTCGGCCGCGCCCACGTCGCGGAGGTACGCCTGGTACAGCTCCTGGGTGCTCCGGGCCAGTTCGGTGCCGGTCGCCGGAGAACCGGTCGCCTGAGTGCCTGTCGCGGCCGGCGCGTCAGTTCCCCTAGCAGGAGCGTCCGACGGCGGTGCGGCGGGAGTCGTTTCAAGGGTCACGGCCGGGATGGTCGCGCTGAGCCGTGCCACCTCCGCTTCCAGCTCGGCCCCGGTGCCGGCAACCAGAATGCGGCCATCGTGGATCCGTGTTCCGAGGTAGCCGGGGATATCCTGCAGGGCCGCCACAACGTCCGCGGCCTGTTTGCCCAGCTGGCCCGCGGCCGTGAACTCGTCGGGGGTCAGGCCAAGATCGCGGAGGGCAGCTTCCCGAAGGCCGGCGTCGCCGGGGTGCGCGTCGCTGGGGTGCGCGTCACCGCCCCCGGATCCATCCGCCGTCGGGCTTTCCGCAGCGTCCGGCGACGCAGCATCCGCCGACACGACAGCCGGCGACGCAGCGGCCGGCTGCTCAACAGCCCAGGCCGGCACGGCCCCGAGCCCCACGGAAAGTGCCACTCCGGCAGCCGCTGCCGCTGCAAATACGCGTTTCAAACTGTGTGCCATCGCTTTCGTTCTACTCATCTGTATCGCTCCGCCGTGCCATGTACGCGGCCGCCACCGCGGCCAGGCACAAGATTGCCCCGCCCAGCATGAGGAAGATCTGGCCCGGGAGCCACTCGCCGTCGACGGTCCCGTCGCCGAGCCCGAAGTTCTCCTCCGTGGTCCCGAAATCTGAAGCGAGGACGGCCCAGAACGGCCCGGCCACAAGCATCACCACTCCCGCCACCGCGAGCGAGGCCGCCACATACTTCACGGAACTCATGGCGCCACCCGGCTGCCGAGCAGGCTCAGGACGGCGCCCAGTTCGGCCTCGGACAGGCCGTTGCGCAGCAGGAAGGTGCGGGTGTCCAGCTCCCGGACAAACTCCACCACGGCCTGGCCGCGCCGCTCCAGCAGCGGTGTCAGTTCGGCGTCGTCAATGTGGCGTTCGCCAGCATGGGGCGGGCCGTGCGTCCGGAAGCGTTCGTTGATGCCCCGGGCGGCCTTGGCGTAGCCGTCCGCAATGAGCTGGTCCGGGTCGCCGGCGAGGTCCTGCAGCATGGCCGCCACCATGCCGCTCCTGTCCCGTCCCGCCGCGCAGTGAATGACGACGGCACCGGCCTCGGCTGCCGCGACAGCGCGGAACACCGTCACGAACTTCTCCGGGTAGAGCCGGACGTTGTGCAGATAATGGGCGGGATCATTGAGGTACGGTCCGCAGACGGCGGTGAACCGCGGATCATCGGGTTCTTCAGTAGGTGCGGCGACGATCGTGACGCCGGACCAGGCCGTTTCGGTCACCGCAGGGTCGGTGTCCCGGCGCTGGCCTTCACGGGAGTTACGGAGATCAATCACCGTGCGGACGCCGTCGTCGTACGCCTGCCGCCAACCTGCCTCGGTGAGCCATTCGCGGCGCCCCATCCGGTAAACGCGGCCGGCAACGTGCCAGGCATTCACGGCTCCGTCCCAGCTCACGGCTCCCCCTGTCGTCTCCACCCGGACAGCTAACCACACAGCCGCCACCGCCCGCACGCGATGGGCAGGTACCGGACAGTGTAGCGGCGCCGGAAAATCGAGTACTCCGGGCCCGTGACCTGCCTTTGAGCGAGGGCGTACGGTGGCTGTTATATGCCTGTGTTATTTATTCAAATAGATAATCAAAAGGGGAAAATTCAATGGCACGTTCTGGAATACGACGTCGGCGCTCGGCTATAGCGGCCGGCCTCGCCACCATGGCAATGGCTTTGGGCTTCACGGTCATCCCGGCCGAAGCGGCGACCACGCAACGAATCGACTATGTGGCGCTGGGCGATTCCTACGCCGCGGGAGTAGGCGCGGCCCCTTATACGGACCCCACCTGCGATCTAAGCCGTAAGGGTTACCCTGTGATCGCTGACAATCTCCGCAACGTGGAACTTACGGCAAACGCAGCTTGTTCGGGTTGGAAAACTTTCCAGGTCAGGGATGCTGCGCTCCTGAAGGTCACTGGTGACACCGACATTGTGACGGTGACGGCCGGCGGGAACGATCTCGAGTCCATCGCCATCCTGATGGCCTGCGTGCCTGCACCGGAATCGGTGGAGTGCGCCACCGCTCAAGGGGTCGCGATAGCAAAACTGACTGACGGCAGCCTCGCCACGGGCCTGGGAGAAATCGTGGCGGCCATCAAGTCCAAGTCCCCTACTGCCAAGGTGGTCTTCACCGGATACCCCTTGCTGTTCGACCCTGCCCACCCGTTCGCCGGGGTGGCAAATCCCTTGGCCGGAGTACTGAATCAGGTCATCGCAGGCGTGGCAGGAGGGACCGGGTCCACATACGTCAACGTCGCGCCCGCTTTCACCGGCCACGGCATTGGCTCGGCGGCTCCCTGGATCAACTACAACCCGGCAAATCCGCTCGATAGCGCCAACTTCCACCCCAACGGTGAAGGCTATCGACACGGATACTTTGCATCCTTGGCCAGCCAGGATGCCTTCGTTGTGACGGCGCCTTAGCTCGACCCCGTACGATCTGCTCGCCAAGCATCGCTAGCGGTGCTTGGCGAGCCTGTGCTCCAGCCCGTTCCGGACCATGGGCCACTCGTGCTCCAGGATTGAAAACACCACGGTGTCGCGCAGGACGCCGTCGCTGGTCCGCCGGTGGCTGCGCAGCACGCCGTCCTGCTTTGCACCCAGCCTGGCGATGGCTTCCCTGGATTGGTGGTTCAGCCAGTGCGTACAAAACTCCACGGCCACGCAGCCCAGTGTTTCGAACGCGTGCCGCAACAGCAACAGCTTGGAGTCAGGGTTCGTGCCGGTGCCCTGGACCGACGCGGCGTTCCACGTGTAGCCGACTTCCACACGGGGCGTGCCGGCGTCGATATTGCAGTAAGTGGTCATGCCGATGATCCGGCCCGGGCCGCCGGTGGCAGGATCAATCAGCCGCGTGGTGAACGGCAGCATGGACCCCTGCTCCTGCATCGCCAGCCTGCGGTCGATCTCCGCCGCCATCCCGTCCGGCGCCGGGACAGACGTGTACCAGAGCTTCCACAGCTCGCCATCCTGTGCGGCCGCCACCAGGCCGTCATGGTGACGGTGCTTCAGCGGCTCAAGAATCACGTGCCGGCCGGTCAGGGTGATGGGTTCAAAGAGGGTCACCCGGAAATCCTACTCAGCCCAGTCGAAGAATCCCTTGCCGGTCTTCCGTCCAAGCTCTCCGCGGGCCACCTTGTCCTTCAGGATCTGCGGCGGCGCGAACCGCTCCCCAAGCGTGGAATGCAGGTACTCGGCGATGCCCAGCCGCACGTCCAGGCCCACAATGTCCGTGGTTCGCAGCGGGCCCGTGGGGTGCTTGTAGCCCAGGACCATGGCGGCGTCGATGTCCGCCGCGGACGCCACCCCCTCCTCCACCATGCGCATCGCCTCCAGCGCGATGGCCACACCCAGCCGTGACGAGGCAAAGCCCGGTGCGTCATTGACGACGACGGCGGTCTTGCCGAGTGCCTCGACCCACCGTTTCGCCGCCTCAGCCAGGTCCGGGGACGTCTGTTCGCCGAGCACCACTTCGATGAGCGTGGAGGCAGGTACGGGGTTGAAGAAGTGCAGGCCGAGGAAGTTCTGCGGCCGCTTGAGTTCGCGGGCCAGGCCGTTGACGGACAGGGACGACGTGTTGGAGGCCAGGTAGGCGTCGTCGGCCAGGCGCTCCTCGATGCCGCGGAGCGAGGTGACCTTCAGGTCCCAGTCTTCGGGAACGGCCTCGACCACCAGCTGGCGGTCCCTGAAGTCGTCGTAATCGACCGTGACGGCGAGCCGCGACACCATCTCATCCAGGTTGCCGTCGGTGGCTCCACGTTCGATGCTCATGGCGGCTGCGGATTCCACGCGTTCCCGGGCGGCTTCGGCGGACGCTTCGTCGCGCTCCACCACCAAGACGTTGGCCCCGTTGATCAGGAAGGCATGGGCGATCCCCGCGCCCATGCGGCCGCCACCGAGGACGCCGACGGTGGAGGGAAGGTTCGGGTTCGTCATGGTTTCTTCTTCTCTGATTTCTTGTCGAGGAAAGCCTGCATGCGGTCAAAC
Proteins encoded in this window:
- a CDS encoding TetR/AcrR family transcriptional regulator; this translates as MPTTAVPSKRGRPGYDQQSVLLIAVDVFNRHGYDATSMGILAENLGISKSAIYHHVPSKGDLLKLALDHALGGLESILEQPGAQSGAADARLEFVLRQTVAVLVERLPFVTLLLRLRGNTDIERDALERRRAFDHEVAALISAARDEGSLRQDIDPRTVTRLLFGTINSIVEWYKPGGSLTPEKLADDVITIAFDGLHAKA
- a CDS encoding trypsin-like peptidase domain-containing protein — its product is MAIKLSEVLFGTFGKLRYQPTAKRVRALTGGNAVVDTFHALLVWEPQRITPVFAVPASLTSTGSPMLPVRYYLPPADVRLDLMEASAKRTVCPYKATASYWSYPQAENGKNIAWAYTRTFRDAGQIHGLVSFTTRGWTSRWTASCRSVRSHHGPNSRPASADSRAPAGGTQHWPAGPVHGYGRKEEPASAGRLPMKPSASPSRRSASLRAAPWGVLTAVLLAVAACTGSPVPPAPSESTPGASSAAATPGSTGSPSAEAPAAPDVTGGITEIVENLSPSVVTIFTDGGLGSGVVYSEDGLILTNEHVIRGQTELEVAFADGQRVSGTVKATDPVTDLALVQADRTGLPKPVYQTSLPKVGEGAVVLGSPLGFENTATAGIISGLHRSIPGSAQNSLSLVDLIQTDAPISPGNSGGALINMRGEVVGISEAYIPPSSGAVALGFAIPAATAVEVAEELLADGSAEHAYVGLTPGELTRQIAEQLGIDASTGVVVLSVDDNGPAGTAGIRPGDVLESMEGVDLTAPEKLLAELRNRNPGDTVGFKVKRGGQSADIKVELTERPVAP
- a CDS encoding VOC family protein, encoding MNLALSTATTILPVDDAARAHSFYTEKLGLPHRGMTDNGSELLGNDGGPMLQLLPVSDGKHSEHTALSFEVRNIERIVQDMEARGVRFQDYDLPNLKTENHICTTDSEKCAWFMDTEHNILCVHETLGMQVEYQL
- the paaZ gene encoding phenylacetic acid degradation bifunctional protein PaaZ, with the translated sequence MTTTAETTVDTVQTVPSFVQDSWWTPDAGAAASAVPVRDASTGEVLARVSTDGLDLAAVVDYGRTTGQAELGKLTFHQRALKLKELAQYLNARREHFYAFSAQTGATKVDSMIDIDGGIGVLFTFGSKGRRELPNSQVVVDGPMEVLSKDGSFVAEHIYTRIPGVAVQINAFNFPVWGMLEKLAPAFLAGVPTIVKPATPTGYVAAAVVKAIIESNILPKGSLQLISGSVRGLLDVLDYRDLVAFTGSASTALSLKSHPNVVQGGVRFTSETDSLNAAILGPDAVEGTPEFDAFIKSVVTEMTVKAGQKCTSIRRAIVPQELVPAVIAAIGRRVDERVVLGDPRADGVTMGALASLEQLADVRAAVQSMLDAGGELAYGTLDSPSVTSAGGATGVVDAGAFMSPVVLSWADAETDAIHSLEAFGPVASVIGYKDLPDAVRLAARGGGSLVASVCTNDPAVARELVTGIAAHHGRVLMLNREDARSSTGHGSPVPHLVHGGPGRAGGGEELGGIRSVMHHMQRTAIQGSPNMLTAVTGLWHTGADRNFTVETEGTHPFRKSLATLHIGDAIRSELREVSLEEITKFANSTGDTFYAHTNQEAAEANPFFPGIVAHGYLLLSWAAGLFVEPAPGPVLANYGLENLRFITPVAAGDSIRVTLTAKKITPRETDEYGEVAWDALLTNQNDEIVATYDVLTLVEK
- a CDS encoding PaaI family thioesterase is translated as MTALSPDAAAPDTTPWKIVLGELDEKMGVKILEESVERVVATMPVEGNRQSFGLLHGGASLAVGEAVGSWAAVIHASTLGKTAVGVDVSATHHRSAREGKITITATPIYLGGTLTTHEVLITNDAGQRLCTLRITNLLMKPKK
- a CDS encoding S1 family peptidase, which encodes MKRVFAAAAAAGVALSVGLGAVPAWAVEQPAAASPAVVSADAASPDAAESPTADGSGGGDAHPSDAHPGDAGLREAALRDLGLTPDEFTAAGQLGKQAADVVAALQDIPGYLGTRIHDGRILVAGTGAELEAEVARLSATIPAVTLETTPAAPPSDAPARGTDAPAATGTQATGSPATGTELARSTQELYQAYLRDVGAAELQAVAYTGSRFVVRTGGSNGSEATVPDSADDAGNSSLTSPNSDGKISPAEFVARYANVQLDAGAPLAPQADVPGGLGYAADNGIICSTGFSAFDPAGLPAVLTAGHCSADGDAETATLQFQGVPAGLLGKFGFSQFGGPGNSTVLRPLDLTNPGNVGTDIAVIEELRADLDPLPAASTWGDPSEPGPDVNIIGTAAPVVGQPVCRSGRTSAWSCGTIDEVGIYVVQGITSAPADLRAFNGFLSFDVQSSGGDSGGPWVSGNYAVGTHSAGEEAPKPNEAPPVNFAVAATLQDSLAVLPGYQLELFLNKPAVTSPAPGATFDAGQTVTGMVAAAPASAVAAGSKVRITVSGQAPLEVPVDAGRAWSFTAPAVDGPLRFTAETVNGFSTSGAAAFDFAPVNQPSQPAPQSSPPAAVPATNAALPPKRDSAAVVRPLGDDRAANLANTGASGLILFAGLAAGALAVGGVFLVLAKWRRKRQRPTPR
- a CDS encoding tyrosine-protein phosphatase, with amino-acid sequence MSWDGAVNAWHVAGRVYRMGRREWLTEAGWRQAYDDGVRTVIDLRNSREGQRRDTDPAVTETAWSGVTIVAAPTEEPDDPRFTAVCGPYLNDPAHYLHNVRLYPEKFVTVFRAVAAAEAGAVVIHCAAGRDRSGMVAAMLQDLAGDPDQLIADGYAKAARGINERFRTHGPPHAGERHIDDAELTPLLERRGQAVVEFVRELDTRTFLLRNGLSEAELGAVLSLLGSRVAP
- a CDS encoding SGNH/GDSL hydrolase family protein, producing MARSGIRRRRSAIAAGLATMAMALGFTVIPAEAATTQRIDYVALGDSYAAGVGAAPYTDPTCDLSRKGYPVIADNLRNVELTANAACSGWKTFQVRDAALLKVTGDTDIVTVTAGGNDLESIAILMACVPAPESVECATAQGVAIAKLTDGSLATGLGEIVAAIKSKSPTAKVVFTGYPLLFDPAHPFAGVANPLAGVLNQVIAGVAGGTGSTYVNVAPAFTGHGIGSAAPWINYNPANPLDSANFHPNGEGYRHGYFASLASQDAFVVTAP
- a CDS encoding GNAT family N-acetyltransferase, with protein sequence MTLFEPITLTGRHVILEPLKHRHHDGLVAAAQDGELWKLWYTSVPAPDGMAAEIDRRLAMQEQGSMLPFTTRLIDPATGGPGRIIGMTTYCNIDAGTPRVEVGYTWNAASVQGTGTNPDSKLLLLRHAFETLGCVAVEFCTHWLNHQSREAIARLGAKQDGVLRSHRRTSDGVLRDTVVFSILEHEWPMVRNGLEHRLAKHR
- a CDS encoding 3-hydroxyacyl-CoA dehydrogenase family protein, whose amino-acid sequence is MTNPNLPSTVGVLGGGRMGAGIAHAFLINGANVLVVERDEASAEAARERVESAAAMSIERGATDGNLDEMVSRLAVTVDYDDFRDRQLVVEAVPEDWDLKVTSLRGIEERLADDAYLASNTSSLSVNGLARELKRPQNFLGLHFFNPVPASTLIEVVLGEQTSPDLAEAAKRWVEALGKTAVVVNDAPGFASSRLGVAIALEAMRMVEEGVASAADIDAAMVLGYKHPTGPLRTTDIVGLDVRLGIAEYLHSTLGERFAPPQILKDKVARGELGRKTGKGFFDWAE